A genomic window from Camelina sativa cultivar DH55 chromosome 2, Cs, whole genome shotgun sequence includes:
- the LOC104739807 gene encoding 21 kDa protein-like has protein sequence MTKQYQALFLLFSVPFLFSSELTAAKVSPAGTSAKALSFIQSSCKSTTYQSLCVETLSVYANTINTSPRRIVDTAIAVSLNQALSTKLFLSHLTKSQFRTLADCQPTADVFTTDCTCSVQELQEVVRCTTWTECLFHVNNAEVCAISAESYSVENSCSSPFAGPVKMSVRGRISDAVRKSLHARFAKLHHEINNAKMLFKAFRKN, from the coding sequence ATGACAAAACAATACCAAGCTCTCTTTCTACTTTTCTCCGTCCCCTTCCTCTTCTCATCGGAACTCACAGCTGCCAAAGTCAGCCCGGCCGGAACTTCTGCAAAAGCACTAAGCTTCATTCAATCCTCTTGCAAATCCACAACGTACCAATCCCTGTGCGTTGAAACTCTCTCGGTCTACGCCAATACGATCAACACAAGCCCTCGACGCATCGTGGATACAGCTATCGCCGTGAGTCTTAACCAAGCGCTGTCCACGAAGCTCTTCCTCTCACACCTGACGAAAAGCCAGTTCCGAACCCTTGCGGACTGCCAACCAACAGCCGATGTGTTCACTACAGATTGCACGTGTTCTGTCCAAGAACTCCAAGAGGTGGTGCGTTGTACAACTTGGACCGAATGCTTGTTTCACGTAAACAATGCTGAAGTCTGTGCCATTTCGGCTGAGAGTTATAGCGTCGAGAATAGTTGTTCCAGCCCCTTCGCGGGTCCGGTAAAGATGTCAGTCCGGGGCCGGATCTCTGATGCGGTAAGAAAGTCACTCCATGCCCGGTTCGCTAAGTTGCACCATGAAATAAACAATGCCAAAATGTTGTTCAAAGCCTTTCGTAAGAATTAG